From Hugenholtzia roseola DSM 9546, one genomic window encodes:
- a CDS encoding mechanosensitive ion channel family protein — protein sequence MEKFLAYRFYDNTAQEWLLAMGVFAAILLGGFLLLFLLRKGVGHLADRTSTKVDDIILERSHKPLVIFICIAALKMALKMLAFSDAFHEQFNNFLYLFLTLNAAWLLVRVMEALAEEYLMPYSKKNGSQYVWLLPIAKRVIKVLIWSIALIEALSNAGYDIAGLLTGLGIGGIAIAIAAKNTVMNIFGGINIIVVRPFKIGDRILIDDYDGFVEDIGLSTTFIRRFIDNTLVAIPNKTFSDKEVVNISAAQGVRATFLLHLPLSLTASQLGIAVELCQQAIIEGEATHQEHIVGVKQISEMGIVLEVIFYARPEFGIWKARTETTQKILAAFQTHQIPILVKAWAVDGLQSQTYETYVKRSASFLSDQKEDEATLNQVKTFKRNPTTDDDDDFGF from the coding sequence ATGGAAAAATTTTTAGCGTACCGTTTTTATGACAACACTGCCCAAGAATGGCTTTTGGCTATGGGCGTTTTCGCTGCTATTTTGTTGGGAGGCTTCTTGCTTCTTTTTCTGCTTAGAAAAGGCGTTGGGCATTTGGCAGACCGTACTTCCACCAAAGTAGATGACATTATTTTAGAGCGCAGCCACAAACCCTTAGTTATTTTTATTTGCATTGCTGCCCTCAAAATGGCTTTGAAGATGCTTGCCTTTTCTGATGCCTTTCACGAACAGTTTAATAATTTTCTATACCTTTTCCTAACCCTCAATGCAGCGTGGCTTTTGGTGCGTGTGATGGAAGCCTTAGCCGAGGAGTATTTGATGCCTTATAGCAAAAAAAATGGTTCTCAATATGTGTGGCTTCTGCCGATAGCCAAGCGCGTTATCAAGGTCTTGATTTGGTCTATTGCCCTTATCGAGGCTTTGAGCAATGCTGGATACGACATCGCAGGGCTTCTAACGGGCTTAGGAATTGGGGGTATTGCCATTGCGATTGCGGCAAAAAATACGGTCATGAATATTTTTGGGGGGATTAACATTATCGTAGTGCGCCCCTTCAAAATTGGCGACCGCATCTTGATAGACGATTACGACGGCTTTGTGGAAGACATCGGACTTAGCACTACTTTCATTCGCCGTTTTATAGACAATACCTTAGTGGCGATTCCGAATAAAACATTTAGCGACAAGGAAGTCGTCAATATTTCGGCAGCACAAGGTGTTAGGGCTACTTTTCTATTGCATCTGCCACTTTCGCTTACGGCTTCACAGTTGGGAATAGCGGTAGAACTGTGCCAACAGGCAATAATCGAGGGCGAGGCTACGCATCAGGAGCATATCGTTGGGGTCAAGCAAATTTCAGAAATGGGAATCGTCTTAGAGGTTATTTTTTATGCCCGCCCCGAATTTGGGATATGGAAGGCACGAACCGAAACTACCCAAAAAATCCTCGCCGCCTTTCAAACGCATCAAATTCCGATTTTGGTCAAGGCTTGGGCAGTAGATGGTTTGCAGAGCCAAACCTATGAAACCTATGTAAAGAGGAGCGCGTCTTTTTTGTCAGACCAAAAAGAGGACGAAGCCACTCTTAACCAAGTCAAGACCTTTAAGCGCAACCCAACAACAGACGACGACGACGATTTTGGCTTTTAG
- a CDS encoding UDP-glucose dehydrogenase family protein: protein MRIAVIGTGYVGLVTGVCFAEKGNQVICVDIDQAKLARLRKGECPIYEPDLDTLLEKNIAAGRLHFTDQLAEAVAASTLIFLALPTPPGGDGAADLSFVLGVSKEIGKILNQLDNPEMKVIVDKSTVPVGTADKVRALIAAETQAPFAVISNPEFLREGFAVEDFMKPDRVVVGTDSAQARKLMYDLYAPYCQNPQGQILFMDERSAEMTKYAANSYLAMRISFMNEIANLCEKLDANVDAVKVGIGSDTRIGSKFLNAGIGYGGSCFPKDVQALAQTAQEQGYDFKILKSVMQVNAAQRLFFVEKIKSYFQNQLAGKTIAVWGLAFKPNTDDIREAPALDILKALLEMGVKVRTHDPEAMPAIERIFGKSIVFCQDPYQALENADALAILTEWKVFQEADLNRMASLLKAKVIFDGRNIYDLAQMQAQDWHYESMGRQKVVPLLRPQA, encoded by the coding sequence ATGCGCATTGCAGTTATCGGTACAGGTTATGTAGGTTTGGTTACGGGAGTTTGCTTTGCAGAAAAAGGCAATCAGGTCATTTGTGTAGATATAGACCAAGCCAAACTTGCACGCCTTCGCAAGGGCGAATGTCCTATCTATGAACCTGATTTAGACACACTCCTTGAAAAGAATATCGCCGCAGGGCGGCTGCATTTCACTGACCAGTTGGCAGAGGCAGTAGCCGCTTCTACGCTCATTTTTTTAGCCCTCCCCACGCCACCGGGAGGCGATGGCGCAGCCGACCTTTCCTTTGTCTTGGGGGTTTCGAAGGAAATAGGCAAGATTTTGAACCAGTTGGACAATCCAGAAATGAAGGTCATTGTGGATAAAAGCACCGTTCCTGTGGGTACTGCCGATAAAGTTCGCGCCTTGATAGCAGCCGAAACGCAAGCCCCTTTTGCGGTTATCTCGAACCCCGAATTTTTGCGCGAGGGCTTTGCCGTAGAAGATTTTATGAAGCCTGATAGGGTAGTGGTAGGCACAGATTCGGCGCAGGCGCGAAAGCTGATGTATGATTTATACGCGCCTTATTGCCAAAATCCGCAGGGGCAAATTCTTTTCATGGACGAGCGTTCTGCCGAAATGACGAAGTACGCCGCCAATTCCTACTTAGCCATGCGCATTTCTTTTATGAATGAAATTGCGAATCTTTGTGAAAAATTAGATGCCAATGTAGATGCCGTAAAAGTTGGTATCGGTTCGGATACACGTATCGGCAGTAAGTTTCTCAATGCAGGTATCGGCTATGGGGGCAGTTGTTTTCCCAAAGACGTGCAGGCTTTGGCACAAACGGCACAAGAGCAGGGCTATGATTTTAAAATCCTCAAAAGCGTCATGCAGGTAAATGCGGCACAGCGGCTATTTTTTGTAGAAAAGATAAAATCTTACTTCCAAAATCAATTAGCAGGCAAAACGATTGCCGTTTGGGGCTTGGCTTTCAAACCCAATACAGACGACATCAGAGAAGCCCCTGCCCTCGACATCTTGAAAGCTTTACTGGAAATGGGCGTAAAAGTCCGCACTCACGACCCCGAAGCCATGCCCGCCATCGAGCGCATCTTCGGTAAGTCGATTGTTTTTTGTCAAGACCCCTATCAAGCCCTCGAAAATGCAGACGCCTTGGCAATCCTAACCGAATGGAAAGTCTTTCAAGAAGCCGACCTAAACCGCATGGCAAGTCTTTTGAAAGCAAAGGTAATCTTTGATGGTAGGAATATCTACGATTTGGCGCAAATGCAGGCACAGGACTGGCATTACGAAAGCATGGGTAGGCAGAAGGTTGTTCCCCTTTTGCGTCCGCAGGCTTAA
- the deoC gene encoding deoxyribose-phosphate aldolase produces the protein MQHQDFEKLAPFIEQTNLSPLFSEKDLENLIAEAKKYAFGGICLSPFWVKKAKRELQGLDTKLVTVVGFPLGFQRTEAKLKELEIALSDGADEIDMVMSLTAFKIPQPQWAKVEITRLAERAHQAEKILKVIVETAYLNREELSLAAQICMEAGADFIKTSTGFAQVGFQPQDCLQNPLGAKIEDVAFLNQIIKGKIGIKAAGGIKTAAQARAFLQAGAERIGTSSGVAICSAEVQ, from the coding sequence ATGCAACATCAAGATTTTGAAAAACTCGCGCCTTTTATAGAGCAGACCAATCTTTCGCCGCTTTTTTCGGAAAAAGACTTAGAAAATTTGATAGCGGAGGCAAAAAAATATGCTTTTGGGGGCATCTGTCTGTCGCCTTTTTGGGTAAAAAAAGCCAAACGCGAACTACAAGGGCTTGATACAAAGCTCGTTACGGTAGTTGGCTTTCCTTTGGGTTTTCAAAGAACGGAGGCAAAATTGAAAGAATTGGAGATAGCCTTATCAGATGGCGCGGACGAAATAGATATGGTCATGAGCCTAACTGCCTTTAAAATTCCGCAGCCGCAGTGGGCAAAGGTAGAAATTACGCGTTTGGCAGAAAGGGCGCATCAGGCAGAAAAAATCTTGAAAGTGATTGTAGAAACGGCGTATCTCAATCGTGAGGAGCTAAGTTTGGCAGCGCAAATTTGCATGGAGGCAGGGGCGGATTTTATCAAAACCTCAACGGGCTTTGCCCAAGTTGGTTTCCAACCGCAGGACTGTCTGCAAAATCCTTTGGGCGCAAAGATAGAAGATGTTGCTTTTTTAAATCAAATCATAAAAGGAAAAATAGGCATCAAAGCTGCTGGTGGCATCAAGACGGCTGCACAGGCGCGGGCGTTTTTGCAGGCAGGGGCAGAGCGCATAGGCACTTCTTCGGGAGTGGCGATTTGTAGCGCGGAGGTGCAATAG
- a CDS encoding NUDIX domain-containing protein produces the protein MTLTPPLPSELIAETESSYLYPSCLRPADRVSVFALTPAQKVVFLQADVAGQVELPQGCILAQDATPLEAAKRELLVQTGYQASKFLKTAVLRYSPLEGNALNYCFLAIEAYPKNKARGVVEYEVGQMRELIAQDALRYPADIAIICSAIEKIKDKISLK, from the coding sequence ATGACCCTAACCCCACCTCTGCCTTCCGAATTGATTGCGGAAACCGAATCGAGTTATTTATACCCTTCTTGCTTGCGTCCTGCCGATAGGGTAAGTGTTTTTGCCCTTACGCCTGCACAAAAAGTCGTTTTTTTACAAGCAGATGTGGCGGGACAAGTCGAGCTTCCACAGGGTTGTATTTTGGCACAAGATGCAACGCCACTTGAAGCCGCCAAGCGCGAATTATTGGTACAGACGGGCTACCAGGCATCTAAATTTTTGAAAACTGCCGTTTTGCGTTATAGCCCCTTAGAAGGAAACGCGCTCAACTACTGTTTTTTAGCCATAGAAGCCTATCCTAAAAATAAGGCACGAGGCGTAGTGGAATATGAAGTAGGGCAGATGCGCGAATTGATTGCCCAAGATGCTTTGCGCTATCCTGCCGATATTGCCATTATTTGCAGTGCTATCGAAAAAATCAAAGACAAAATCAGCCTCAAATAG
- a CDS encoding polysaccharide deacetylase family protein yields MNKRGKFVISLDFELMWGVRDKRTVEDYGENLLGVWEALPKMLAYFEKYNIKATFATVGFLFASSKEELLLFCPQSKPNYRNAQLSPYNEHFELLKEAEDKYHFASELVEHIRKYPNQEIATHTFSHYYCLEAGQTKENFKEDILAAIEIARHKGIDIKSLVFPRNQFNSEYIEVIKNLGITSYRGNERVWFHSAANQQEENLIRRAFRLLDSYVNISGHNCYSIADIVRQDLPFDIPSSRFLRPYSSKLKFFEQARLRRILKSMTYAAQQGKIYHLWWHPHNFGINIERNFSFLDKILMHYQTLKTKYDFESITMNELAIFLQNTKTNK; encoded by the coding sequence ATGAATAAAAGAGGAAAATTTGTAATTTCATTAGACTTTGAACTCATGTGGGGAGTACGAGATAAGCGCACAGTAGAGGACTATGGGGAGAATCTTTTGGGAGTTTGGGAAGCACTCCCTAAAATGCTTGCGTATTTTGAAAAATACAACATAAAAGCGACTTTTGCTACCGTAGGTTTTTTATTTGCTTCTTCAAAAGAAGAACTGTTGTTATTCTGCCCGCAAAGCAAACCCAACTATAGAAACGCACAACTATCGCCTTACAACGAACATTTTGAATTACTAAAAGAGGCAGAAGACAAATATCATTTTGCTTCTGAATTAGTTGAACATATCCGAAAATACCCCAATCAGGAGATTGCGACTCACACTTTTTCTCATTACTATTGTCTTGAAGCGGGGCAAACTAAGGAAAACTTTAAAGAGGATATATTAGCTGCAATTGAGATAGCGAGGCACAAAGGTATAGATATTAAAAGTTTAGTTTTTCCAAGAAATCAGTTTAATAGTGAGTATATAGAGGTTATCAAAAATTTGGGTATTACTTCTTATAGAGGAAATGAGCGAGTCTGGTTTCATAGCGCAGCCAACCAGCAGGAGGAAAATTTAATAAGAAGAGCTTTCAGGCTGTTAGATTCTTACGTCAATATTTCAGGTCATAATTGCTATTCGATAGCAGATATCGTCAGGCAGGATTTACCCTTTGATATTCCATCAAGCAGATTTCTGCGCCCTTACTCTTCAAAACTAAAATTCTTTGAGCAAGCACGATTGAGGCGAATCTTAAAAAGTATGACTTATGCCGCTCAACAAGGCAAGATATATCATTTGTGGTGGCATCCACATAATTTTGGGATAAATATAGAGAGAAATTTTAGTTTTTTAGATAAAATACTTATGCATTATCAAACACTAAAAACAAAATATGATTTTGAAAGTATTACCATGAATGAGTTAGCTATCTTTTTACAAAACACAAAAACAAATAAATAA
- a CDS encoding formyl transferase: MDKKIIMLTEGGRFSTYLYNALKEDFSIAGVVVEDKISKKKLLKNRTKKLGYVKVLGQIFFQIFVQKTLEYTSKKRINLIELNYNLNKQAIPSQIIKKVESVNSNSCIAYLKAESPDIVIVNGTRIISKEVLNSIDALFLNIHTGITPQYRGVHGGYWAMVCQDAQNCGVTVHFVDSGIDTGKVLLQSRINPTSKDNFATYPYLQIGEGIILMKQAISNLLKDEIQTQDRSSQEKGNLWYHPTIWFYLYKRLTKRIK; encoded by the coding sequence ATGGACAAAAAAATTATTATGCTCACTGAAGGAGGGCGATTTTCAACCTACCTTTACAACGCACTAAAAGAAGACTTTTCTATTGCAGGAGTAGTAGTGGAGGACAAAATAAGTAAAAAAAAATTGCTAAAAAATAGAACTAAAAAACTTGGCTATGTAAAGGTGCTTGGTCAGATTTTTTTTCAAATTTTTGTTCAAAAAACATTAGAATATACATCTAAAAAAAGAATAAATTTAATAGAATTAAACTACAATCTTAATAAACAAGCCATTCCTTCTCAGATTATAAAAAAGGTAGAGTCTGTCAATTCCAATTCTTGCATAGCCTATTTAAAGGCAGAGAGTCCCGACATTGTAATTGTAAATGGAACAAGAATTATATCAAAAGAAGTATTAAATAGTATTGACGCTCTCTTTTTAAATATACACACAGGCATAACACCTCAATACAGAGGAGTGCATGGAGGATATTGGGCTATGGTTTGCCAAGATGCGCAAAATTGTGGAGTTACGGTTCATTTTGTAGATAGCGGAATAGATACAGGAAAGGTTTTGCTCCAGAGTAGGATAAATCCCACCTCAAAAGATAACTTTGCAACCTATCCCTATCTTCAAATAGGAGAGGGCATTATCTTAATGAAACAAGCGATTTCTAACTTATTGAAAGATGAAATCCAAACGCAAGACCGTAGCAGTCAAGAGAAGGGAAACCTTTGGTATCACCCTACTATATGGTTTTACCTATACAAAAGACTAACGAAACGTATAAAATAG